The genomic region CGTTCAGTGCTAGAAGGTTAGTCTGGTCTGCAATATTAGTAATGAGGTTAACAATTTCTCCAATCTGCTTGGATTTACCATCAAGCTCCATAATTACTCCTGAGGAATCAGCAGTTGCAGTCTTAATTGAATCCATCTTAATTATCAGATCCTTTGCAATCGTACCAAGGTTGCTTATCAGTTCATTGGAGTCTTTTGCATTCTCTGCCGCTTTCTGGGAGTTAGTTGCAACTTCCTGAACTGTCATGGTCATGTCAACCATTGCACGGGATACTTCCTCTGTTTTAGAAGCCTGGCTCTGTGCACCTCTTGATATCTCTGAAACAGTATCAGCTACCTGATATGATGATGCTGACATCTCTTCAACTGAAGCAGACATTTCTTCAGCGGTTGATGCAACGTTTCTCGAACTGTCATGTACCATGGATACAACTTCGTTCAGTGATCTTCTGGTGTTTTCCACATTATCTGTAAGTAGCTTGAATTCACCTACGCCATGAACAGAAACTGGCTGGCTCAGATCGTTGTTTGCAATTGCTTCAAGTACGTGGGATGAATCAGCAATAATTGCCTGCAGGTTATTACCAAAAGCATCAACAGTGTCAGCAAATACCTTAAAATCGCCTTCTGTTTCAAAGCTGAACCTTGTGTTAAGTTTACCTGATGAGAATTCATTAACCATGCGCATTGCTTCATTCATTGGTGTCACAAGGGCATCAATAGCTTCGGAAACTGCTTCTATTGCATCCTTATATGCACCATCGAATTGTGATGAATCCGCCTTGTAATCGAGGTTACCGCTCTTTGCAGCGTGACCCAGTTTGACAAATTCATTACCAAGGTTCTCAATGTTGGTCATCATAGAAATGTAACATGGGATAAGTTCATCATTCTCGGAGCGCTTACCAACTTTCTTCAGCCCTTCAAGATTGCTCAGATCACCTACTGCAATCTTCTTGTTCACATCCATAATGGTGAGCATTCTCTGACGTATTCCATTGGTTGCTTCAGCAACTTCAGCGTAGATTCCCTGATAGTCACCTTCAACGCTTCTGGTGTGATCGTTTTCCTGCATCAGGTGCAGGACTTCATTTGCTTCTACAAGTCCTCCGAGTCCGTCAATACAATCATTGATATTGCCTTTTATTCTGTTGAAATCCCCGAGGTATTCATCAGTTATTCTTTCAGGAATTTCTCCTCTTGAGATCTGCTCAATATAACCAGCAGTTACATTAAGCGGACAAATAATGGCATCAAGGCAATTGTTAACTCCTTCAACAACCTTACTGAAGTCTCCTGTATGTCTGGAGGCATCTGCTCTTACGTCCAGACGACCTTCAACACCTGCATTTGCCAGTAACAGAGCATCATCAACAAGCATGTTTACAGCATCAATACACTGATTGAGGTTGTCTTTAATGTGGTTAAAGTCACCGTTGTATTCATCTGTGATTTTCTCTGGAATATTACCTTTTGAAATACGGTCGACATAGTCTGCTGCAACGTTAAGCGGACCGACCACGGAGTCAAGTGTTTGGTTTATTCCGTCTAGAACAAGTTTAAATCCACCTTCATAGCCGGAAGAATCTGCTCTGTAATCAAGGTTTCCGGCTTTTGCTGCATCTGTAAGGTCAACAGTCTCATTGATCATACCGTTGACATTTTCCATCATTTTAATGAAAGAAGGAGTAATATTATCATTTTCTGAACGTTTACCAGTTCCGTTTCCTATCTCGCGGTATGCTCCAAGATCACTCATATCTCCGCGTGAAATATTCTGGGCGGTGTCTGTTATATGGAGAAGACGTCCGCGAACATCATTTACTGCATTACCGACTTCAGCATAAATTCCCTGATAGTTACCTTCAACATGGCTTGTATAATCATTAACTGCCATTTTCTGAAGCACATTGTTTGCCTCAACCATGCCGCCAAGACCATCGATACATGCATTTATGTTATCTTTGATTATGTTGAAGTCTCCATGATACTCATCTGTGATTTTCTCAGGTATTTTTCCTTTTGAGATACAATCTACGTAATCAGCGGTCATGTTAAGTGGATTGATCAATGCATCAAATGCACTGTTTACAGTGCCAACCGCTTCCTGGAAAAGTCCGTCGAAGTTGGAAGCGTCCAGTCTGTATTCGAGGTTTCCGGCTTCAGCAGCTCCACCAAGTTCTATGAATTCATCTGCCATTCCCTTGACAGTTTCCATGAGTCCGATAGTGTATGGCAACAATTTATCGTTGTCAGATCGCTTTCCAGCCTGCTTGTATCTTGGCAGATCACTGAAATCACCTCTGGCCATGAACTCAAATGTACGCTGAATATTCAGGAGTCTGTTTCGGACTTCATTAACTGCGTATGCATTATCTTTGAATATTCCTTCATATTGGCCTTCTACACCGTTTTCAAAGTCATTGACAGCCAGTTTGAGTAGAATATCCGTACTTTCGTTCAATGGTTTTGCCATGGAATCAAGAGTATTATTAAGGTTCTCTATAATAGTGCGGAATTCTCCGCCGTGTCTGGTGGCATCTGCACGGATATCAACATTACCTACTGAACCGGCTTGTGCCAGCATTTCGGAATCTTCAATAAGGGCGTTGATAGCATCCACGCAAATATTGAGCCTGTTTTTGAAGTCGTTGTAACTGCCTTTGAATTCCTTTGTTATTTTAGGAGGAATATCTCCGTCAGAAAGACGTGTCACGTATTTTGATGCTGCCATAAAAGGGGTTACAATGGCATCAAGCATCTGGTTAACACCTGCTGCAAGTTCCCTGAATTCGCCTTCAAAGTCATCAGGTTTTGTTCTTACGTCCAGGCGGCCTTCAACCGTTGCAGTTACCATCTGATTTACCTGTTTTGACAGTTCATGCTGCTGTTCAACTTCATTTTTCCATCCGGTAGCTTCATCTAAAAATGAGTTTAGAGCATCTGCCATTTCTTTTTCAACACCAGTTGATGCCAGATCCAGTCTTGCATCTAACTGTCCTTCATCAATAGATTTCAGGACTTCGATGATTTCGTTGTATGTTTTATTGTTGTTTTTCCCTAACATGTTTTCACCCTAACAGTAATAAAAGTCATTAACAATTGTTCAACTTTTACTCTCCTGCTGCCATTTCGCACATCATACTCTTCAGTATAATTATAATTATGCAGATTTATAGATGTAAATAATTATATAAAAATATATCCTCAAATACTATATAAATGCATCTATATATGCCTCAATGTCTTTAGATGCTGATTTTGTATTATTGAGGATTATTCAGAAACAATATCCTGATACCCGGATTTGACAATATTCAATTGTTCATCTTTTCCTAATATATTTCTGGAATCTATTAATAAGAGAATGCGATTCTCAAGTTTGCCTACACCTTTTACACACTTTGAACTTTTACCGGAAATGAGCATTTCAGGTGCCGGGTCAATATCAGTAGAAGGAATCCTGAGTACTTCACTGACAGAATCAACCATAAGTCCTACAATTATATCTTCAAGTTCCGTGACAATTATACGTGAATTGTGATCCTGTTCTTTCATTTCTACATTAAACATATTTGCAATATTTACAGCTACAATTATATCGCCGCGTATGTTGACAATCCCTTCAACATAATCCGGTGTCTGTGGAATTTGTACCAGTTCAGGAACGCGTATTATTTCCTTAACGCTGGAAATATCCATTCCGAATTCTTCACCGGCAAGTTGAAAAACAACTACCTGGAGCATGTCTCCAGGAGTTGCATTTGAAATCGTATCTTCCATTAACAATTTCCTCCTTATCAGATAAGTGCGGTATTCTTAACTAAAGATTCATCTTTTTCAGTTTTCCCGGAACCTATGCTATTCATTCCGGATTCTGTGCAAACGATTCTGAACCTGTTGACAACTCTATTCATATCTTTAGCAATCTCTGATAACCCATCAGCAGAATTTGCAAGTTCGTGCATTGAAGATGTTTGTTCCTGAACTGCTGCTGCAGTTTGTTCAGTTCCTGCTGCTGTTTGTTCGGAAATAGC from Methanolobus tindarius DSM 2278 harbors:
- a CDS encoding methyl-accepting chemotaxis protein, with product MLGKNNNKTYNEIIEVLKSIDEGQLDARLDLASTGVEKEMADALNSFLDEATGWKNEVEQQHELSKQVNQMVTATVEGRLDVRTKPDDFEGEFRELAAGVNQMLDAIVTPFMAASKYVTRLSDGDIPPKITKEFKGSYNDFKNRLNICVDAINALIEDSEMLAQAGSVGNVDIRADATRHGGEFRTIIENLNNTLDSMAKPLNESTDILLKLAVNDFENGVEGQYEGIFKDNAYAVNEVRNRLLNIQRTFEFMARGDFSDLPRYKQAGKRSDNDKLLPYTIGLMETVKGMADEFIELGGAAEAGNLEYRLDASNFDGLFQEAVGTVNSAFDALINPLNMTADYVDCISKGKIPEKITDEYHGDFNIIKDNINACIDGLGGMVEANNVLQKMAVNDYTSHVEGNYQGIYAEVGNAVNDVRGRLLHITDTAQNISRGDMSDLGAYREIGNGTGKRSENDNITPSFIKMMENVNGMINETVDLTDAAKAGNLDYRADSSGYEGGFKLVLDGINQTLDSVVGPLNVAADYVDRISKGNIPEKITDEYNGDFNHIKDNLNQCIDAVNMLVDDALLLANAGVEGRLDVRADASRHTGDFSKVVEGVNNCLDAIICPLNVTAGYIEQISRGEIPERITDEYLGDFNRIKGNINDCIDGLGGLVEANEVLHLMQENDHTRSVEGDYQGIYAEVAEATNGIRQRMLTIMDVNKKIAVGDLSNLEGLKKVGKRSENDELIPCYISMMTNIENLGNEFVKLGHAAKSGNLDYKADSSQFDGAYKDAIEAVSEAIDALVTPMNEAMRMVNEFSSGKLNTRFSFETEGDFKVFADTVDAFGNNLQAIIADSSHVLEAIANNDLSQPVSVHGVGEFKLLTDNVENTRRSLNEVVSMVHDSSRNVASTAEEMSASVEEMSASSYQVADTVSEISRGAQSQASKTEEVSRAMVDMTMTVQEVATNSQKAAENAKDSNELISNLGTIAKDLIIKMDSIKTATADSSGVIMELDGKSKQIGEIVNLITNIADQTNLLALNAAIEAARAGEHGRGFAVVADEVRKLAEDSGNAAKQISTLIGEIQEGTHNAVTSMQQGSAEVDTGALALNEAVQVVEQVVDAGTLIANMVQDIAAAAQEQSASIEEVTSSIEEVSAISEESAAGTEEASAAVEQQSATMQELSSSAGDLSRLAADMKVVVDKFILETVSMNGGNTAGPGKREETEKEEHILV
- a CDS encoding chemotaxis protein CheW — encoded protein: MEDTISNATPGDMLQVVVFQLAGEEFGMDISSVKEIIRVPELVQIPQTPDYVEGIVNIRGDIIVAVNIANMFNVEMKEQDHNSRIIVTELEDIIVGLMVDSVSEVLRIPSTDIDPAPEMLISGKSSKCVKGVGKLENRILLLIDSRNILGKDEQLNIVKSGYQDIVSE